One region of Mus musculus strain C57BL/6J chromosome 3, GRCm38.p6 C57BL/6J genomic DNA includes:
- the Gm35185 gene encoding predicted gene, 35185 has translation MDQGLTSSERYIMNLYKIFRNYSLGTTVVLGEKEFRELVRSEFPNFYREVQEIPLGSLLNEPKDHSFEEALDMIGQMGMVYYKKMNNNAF, from the exons ATGGACCAAGGTTTGACCTCAAGTGAGCGTTACATAATGAATCTCTACAAGATCTTCAGAAATTATTCTCTGGGAACGACAGTTGTACTGGGTGAGAAGGAATTCAGAGAGTTGGTGAGAAGTGAATTTCCAAATTTTTACCGG GAAGTACAGGAAATTCCTTTAGGTAGTCTATTGAATGAACCAAAGGATCACAGCTTTGAAGAGGCTTTGGACATGATAGGACAAATGGGAATGGTGTACTACAAGAAGATGAACAACAATGCTTTTTAA